aatgaaaaattgcattaagaATTCTCGAGCTTGGCATTTTCcgtctaatttttttccttttccgccCAGCCGCCCGAACTATCAAGCGTGAGTTGGTGCATCGTAGCATACATGACATTCCTGGTCCCATTCCCTTTCCCATCATTGGAACACAGTGGATCTACAACAAATACTTTGgcaaatacaaaattagcaAGGTTCACGAAGCTTATGAGAGTGAGTTTATGCTTTTATTACCCCGCTGACATAACATGTTATGGTtgaattttatcttaatttaaaaattgtttattgaagaatcgaaatgcaagaaaatttcCATGAAGCAACCAAACGTTATATTTGTATCCAAATCCCTATTTAATGAACACACCTTAAGGTTTAATCGAACACACACATTAATAAATTCTATCCATTGCAGttcctaaaaaattgttttgcattattaaaatatttctgcgaTGTTAAATTGTTTAGATTCTCTTAGTTTCGGaggattattaattaattctgaaatttgaatatttttgtgtcaCGCAAATTTTCTCAGGTATGTTCAGCGAATATGGGCAGGTGTTTAGGGAGGAGGCGTTCTTGAACTACCCTGTGATACACATCTGCTCATCCGATGATATCAAGACCATATCGACGGCTACCACTCTTTATCCAATTCGACCGCCAATCGGGATTGTCTGTCACTTCCGAAACCAGAAGACTGAGTGGTACAAGGACTCCGGCATCACCAACTTGTAGGTCCGTTCTCCAGTTTGCAGAGCTATactgactatttttttaaaaggcaaGGAAAAGAGTGGCACACCTTGCGAAGCAACACCACAGCTGACCTGTTCAAGCTGCGTGTCATTAGAAACCTTCTGCCAGAATTGAACGATATTGCTCTGGCCTACACGCAAGAACTCGACAAAATGCGGCACCCGGACACTGGTCGAGTCCAAAACATCATTGAACTGAACAGGAAACTCGGATTTGAAAGTGAGTGCTATTTTATCACCAGggtaaaattagttatttgatttaaattaggaGGATTATCTTCAAGCGAGAATGCGAGATAcgttaacaattaaaaataattaatcatgctgacattttattgacaaaatttactctgcacaaagttcaattttattttaattatcctgAAACtagctgtaaatttttggattttaattcatttcatcaagtgtttttttttcccaaattaaaatccagaAGAACTTTTTTAACGTGTCTGGTTTTTATTCCATAGATTTCCTTAtggataaaattggaatttcagcTTCATTATGTCACAGTcattataatttgttaataattttactaatttcaacctaaaaattattcttgaaaatttatttttacaaatttcggTCTGccaggattaattttttcttaatatagaataacaaaaaaaataatggatatatttgaattctatttagtttttaatttaaattttatccataattatttcaaatcccCAGGTACATGCCTGCTAGGGATTGGCCTTCGGGCCGGCCTCTTGGAGGATGAACTGGATCCCAGGGCGAAAAAGCTCTCAGAGGCAACCAACAGCTTTTTTGAGGCGCTAAACACGGACAGCTTCAGCTTACCCTGgtggaaatggaaattattCAACAACAAATTCTACCAGCCAAGCACCTACATAAAGCTATGCAAAGCTGAAACAGACCTCTATGAGTGAGTCATgcctaaaaacattttttttgtcaaacacAGGCccaaaaatgctaattttattgtttagattttctcttaaaatagaaaatctaATAAAGGAGAATGCGAAAACACAAGCAATAAGTAAAGTTCATTCACCTTTAGGAGATCAATTTTTGGCtgctcaaaaaaattaatttttctgtcagaattgagaaaatttgtttctagAGTGATCAGCGAGTACCTGGAGGAGACAAAGCTGAGGATTAGTGAGTCCACCGACCAACCTTCTGCCATTGATGTCATCCCCAGGAACATTATCAATAATACAAATCTTGATCAAAGAGTAAAAAACTCGAGCATCGCCGACTTTGTCTCGGCTGGAATGAATACGGTctgaagtttttattttcttaaaatccgCACATTTGTTATCATTCAATAACCCTCACGCAGGTGGGAAACACTCTGTCACTGTTGCTGTACCATATCGCCAAGACTCCGAACGctcagaaaaatttgtatgatGAGATTTGCAGTGAGCTCCAACCCAATGAAGACATCACACCCggatttctcaaaaaagcaAAGTACCTTGATGCATGCCTCAAAGAATACTACAGGTTGGCTATTTTCACTCATTATAGACGTGAATTGAAGATAATCTGCAGTTTGGTAAAATGCTTACTTATCAATTCCTTCAGGATGACGCCGACTGCTCCTCACATCGCGAGAATCCTCGATCAAGATAGGACTTTGAGTGGCTATCATGTGCCAAAAGGGGTaagtctgaaatttttagcatGTGTGCCCAAAAATTGTAAAGGGCGCTCGAGTCGTGTAGAATTTTGTTAATATCAAGTACATAAAATAagccaaaaaatgttttttgctaCGGGAGCGTGTAAAAACCCTCAATTTTGAGGTGCCACTGCAAAAATATGCGCccttatttgaatttatcacaaattttagaaaatctatttctttaaacaaaattataattactgTATAGGGATATGAACAGTTAATGCATTGACGTATTGAATTGCAGACTGCCATTTTGTGCCATACGAGGATAGCATGCAAAAACTGGAGATACTTTAGTGAGCCTAACAGGTTCCTTCCTGAGAGGTGGACTGATAACAAACGACAAGAACATGGCCACCTTGTCTGCCCTTTTGGCTTCCAAAGGAGGATCTGTCCGGGCCAGCAATTCTCCGAGCAGACGCTGAAAGTCTTCATTACCTCCGTTAATACATATTTCTGatgttttttcgattttgaaaattataaatcatccTCTGTTTAGGTTGTTCGTCGATTTGAAGTGCGATGCGAGCAAGAATTAGAGTTGGAGAGCAGGTTCCTGCTGGCCCCTGTTGGCCCACTGGCTATGGTATTTAGGGACAGAAATTGAGGAGGAACATTACAAGAAACTACACTGAAAAATTCTCTGGCAACTTTTATCGATCTCAGTGAAATAGAAATGTGATTCGTTTGccttaattatttgttcaaatcgtttcaattttcatcacgaaactaaatgtttaaaagttgttttgtGTTAAATATGGATTTTTCTAACTTGCATATGTTGTATGACGCAGAGGccttaagaaatttttaacactgtggtttttaatagtaaaattcGTTTCTCTCATTGTTAGGAGAATAAATGATTTACAACTTGTGATTTTCACCTCTTGTAGGTAAAGTTAAGAAGCATAAGCTCACTAAATACAATTTCCGTAATTGctgctattaatttttaaacacttttttgctcattcccctaatatttgttaattttctattcaGCTTCGATTCAGGACTTATTTTGAGTGATGTATTCTAAAAATTACCGATCCTAATTGTAAGCTTCTAAATGAACACCTTTactatgaaaatttatttacggacgagttttattttaactccTTGCCAGGTAGGCACCTCGCTCAAGTCGAATGTTCTTGCAGGTTGCCTAACCAAGACTTTAACAGGCGACTTTACTCTTCTTGCTTGTCTTCAACTTGCAGTAAGCATGTAAAGCAAAACTAGtttccagttgaaattttacgTTCAAATCTATAAATATGTTATGAAATACTCCAAGCTAGAGCCCGTTCTAGCCAGCGTTCTCCACTCTTTCTTGACCACAAGACTGATTCCTAATATTATAGCTTTACTACAACTTCTGCAGAAGATTAGGATAAAAACCGAAAAACAGAACTATAGAGccataaacaataaataatcgaAGATTGAAAACAACacaacttgatttttaaaatatttttcattctttagATAGATAATGCGTTAGAATCTCATCTGCACTGCCAAAAATCCTTCTTGTTTCCGATTGTGAGTGATGCTGGCTGGAAGACAAAAACTTGTGcccaattgaaaaaataaaagttaaattcaaattacgaGCATTAATTCCTTTAATAGGCGATaactctattttaaaaatgtaattaaatacaaatttatcttAAGAAAACAACCCCAGTTCTTtatggaatgaaaaattactccACATTGATGCACTTTGAACTGCTTTCAaaccaaaacaattattattttttgagtaTATAACTCATAATATGAAGCGAAAGTGTGCTACAGACATATAAGTGTATCagataaaactttttattcaacaaattaaaataccaaaaGGGAAGGTCAGAATTAACACACGGAGACAAAGTtctatttcataattaaagttttattgtCCCAATCATAATTTACAGTTTAGTTCCACTGAAGAGACTCACGAGAGCGAGTGGTCGTCATTGCGCTTTGACAACAATTTGAAATCGGAGAGAACGACGCACTCGCTGCGGAATTtgtgtcgctgctgctgcttctgacAAAGTTTATTCATCTCCTATAgcagtttcaatttatttatacgtAGCATATCACATATCTCATAAGTAAATCAACAGAGCTGTACGACTCAAGAGGTTTTAGATGGGTCAACGCAAGTAAAAATGTGTTCGCTTCGAAGTGTGTGCGAAAGGGAGGTTTGCCAAATCACCAATTTTTGAATGAAGCTTTTGTGGAACGACCGCGAGgggacattttattttatctaattttcaCAAAACTTTACCGACCGGCGGTAGACTTCAGGTCCgtgaatgaattattttaattaccatAACTCATCAATCAGGACTAGTTTAAAAGCGATTTCCAACAACTCAAGCTTAAATACAATCGCAAATACAAAAGTAGTATGTGTCCTCTAAATTTACACGAGAGTCGGCTACCTTTCCTTTTATTTACATCGTTACACACTTTTCACTTTAGCGATATATTTTTAGTGAGAATTCCTCTGTTTTGGAATGAAAATCTAAGACGCAACTATGAAATTCTGGACATGCTCTGTGACGGCAAAATCTATCAGAGATAAAGTCAAAATGCCAGAACCAAGCCCGTTGAGTGGTTCTCAAAAGCGAAAATTTAGCTATTTGCGCtcaaattgcttttctttctttcttactTTCTCAAGACCTGATAAAACTAAACTTACAATTATTACAGTATAATGCTCCTGGAACTTTAAGTACACGCTGCCGGCTAAAAACCCGAGCAGCTTCAAAAGTTGGTGAAGGTGTGCTTCGAGTTGTGCGTTCTCGCATTGAAATTATCacacattatttgtttttggtaACAACAAGATCACAAAACACAACAACAATCATATCGAGGAAGAGACCTACTTGGGTCTGTGAAATCATATATTAGACTAGAACACGCAGTTTTTGCTGGTccaacgaaaaaataaaaccacaaGCACGCACCTGCACAATCGTGTCTATCGAGGCAAGACCTAATCGCCGTTTGCAGGCAAAGAAATTCACAATTGTTAATTTCGTACTTTTTTTCACCACCTACAAACTAGTTAACGATTAAAATTCGCATCTCAGACTCCATTTTACATAACATATATTTCCTCGAATGTGGATTACTTGAGCTTCTCGTCATCAACAACGGGGCACACGTCAAAGAGTTCAGTAGCGCCACTGGCCACCACCTGAGTGCTGGAAAGGGGTGGAATCGAATCCGATATATCACCCTGGAATGTAGCGTTTCTACGCGGAAATGCAGAGCCAGACATtgagaaaatagaaaatcaaatcaaacaaatacAAAAGTGAGATCATATCTAGTGAGCCCGCttccattatttaaaacagcAGGTTGTCGGCAAGGGTGACACATTTAGATCGGTAGGTGGTCAACATAAACTAtataaagatatttatttttaatttagaaatggCCTatcaaggaaactctttggaTTCAGCAAATGATTTAGTTTTTGGCGAAACTATTGCATTTGTGTAGCCTTCCCCGATGTGAACTTTGTATGTATAGAGTTAGAAATTTTTCGATTcagattttaagaaaatggcacgaaatttgaaagtttttgcTCAATTGGGCTGAAACTTGGTTTTTTGACACTGCGTTTAATGAGACAAATCGATGGGTTTAAAagttatgaaaaaatttgaaaatttcccataAGGATTAGTTCCGGGCTTTGTAAGTTTTCAATGGCTAATCGTTACGCCAATTTCCAGGGAAAAGTCTTAGCTTAGGGACCAAATGAATGACCGATCGATTTGGCCTTGATAAAGGAGCCAATAACCTATTAAATATCATTacgattgaataaaaactggcTTCAATATTCAATTTGGGATAATTTCCCTTGTTAAATCCTAAAGGAATTAAAACCTCGGAGCTCCAAAAGTTGCAAACTCCatcaaatcaataatattGCCCTGGGCATATCTCTTAACTCGTTGGAtactacaaaaattaaatactttcaccaaaaataaaacgtcGATGCCTAAAAGTCAAAGATCTTATACATATCTTCGGCAAGGCTTATAGTTCAAAAGGTCAAatgcgtgatttttaaaagggaaaaaacgcaacaataaaaagatattatctttaaaaaaaattgatgaattcaatgaaaatctaaattggaaaaaagagCCAGAAAGCTTTGTTCGTCCACAACTTTGTTTtcgtaaaaacaaaagaattgaAGACTTCTTAAAGTGCGTCAACCCTTGCCGAGAACCCGTCAGACATGAAATCGGAGGAAGAGAGAAATGAAGGCAAACCACGGACACGGTCTCAGAGGGTGTCGTTGGCGGCGACGGTGAGCGCGTGGGGTGCGAGGGAGGGCTGCGGCGGGCGGTGTTGGCGCCACGAGCCAGTGATGCAGGTGCCGGGGCCGCGCCACCAGTCGTTGACGTCGCGGTAACTCTTGTGCGGCATTTCGGGGTCGTTGAGCAGCGCGCACAGACGACAGAAAAAGTACGTGTTGATGAACTCGCCGGTGCCCTTCCACCGGAAGTACTCGTTGTACAGTTCGTCGTCGGCGTCCAGCCGGTGCAGATAGGCCGCCAGCTCGCGCGGCGTCGCGAACTCGTCCACGTGGATGTACGACTTGAGTGGCGCGCTCTTCTCGTAGTCTTCCGGACGCGCGCCCATCACGATCGGGATCACGTTGTGACTGCAGTCAAAAAGACAATGCGTTATCGTATCGGAGAGACTTCACGGGAATTATTTTGCGAGACCATTTTCAAAGGAGCACAAAAATACCTATTTCGTTTGAAGTGTGATTTTATCACAGACGATctgtccaaaattaaataccatgaataattttgctgacttaatttccataattttaaccgttaattttcttattaattagaatgtaaagaaaatttagttttgtaaaatataaactagACGGAGAAACAGTCTGAAAATTGTTCGTTTAGATTTGGGACCGCGTtctattttatacaaaatttactGTGACAATTAAACTTCTAAATTCCTTTTCGTCTTAATTTCTGTTTAGGGTCTTTTTTGGTATagtagggctgtgaaatttaaaagatcaactttttctgagcttctaaTCGCTGCCGGACCATCATATAAGCAAGAATCATACACACTCAAAACCATCTGAAACAGCCAAAATTGCCTAAAATTGAACTACGAAAAGTAAACTCCcaattgttataaattttgttaatattatcATGCAATgctttaacaataaaattttactttgtcGTATATAGAGTGCCAGTTGGAGTCAAAACATATCATGTCAAGTGAAATGTAATCTCACTGTCACCTTTAAAACAACACGGACAAAGTACGCTTATCCATGAGTGGAAAATCCTTCAAGTCACCTTTTTCTGTTTCAGAAACcagcatgaaaaatattgtttatagAAAAATCTTCAGTACAATAACAATTTGCACTGTTTTTCGGGGTGTTAATAGGATTTCAAAGACAAATTCAAGATGATTTTTGGCAGTTTTGATGGTTTTGGGCTAAGCACTATTTTGACTTGAAAacgaagttaaaaaatatttagtatttaatctaaaatttgcgtgATAGTAATTTGATGTCtaaaagtgaatcagtcacacAGTAAAAAGTCGATCGTTCTTGAATTCCCATCCATAAATatgttgaacaaaaataaatttttaagtttttttcctaaaaaattataatttttggataTAGGTTGTTAGAACGgagtaaatattttcgcaACTTTCCCCAGGAActaatcaaaaatgaaaattgataatctatattataataaattcatttccccAGGAATTCTGGGATAATTTAACAGtttacatattaattaaaattcccaaaatcTCAGTAGTTTGGaggaagaataatttaaacaaccTTATTTTACCTCTCCTTAACCTTCGGGTTTcccttgattttttaattaattccccTTCCCCAGCCCTCACAGTTTTCTAATTTCCATCATGCTTACCCGAGTCCGTTGACGAAGAACTTCTCGGTGATGTAGTCCTTGCAGTTGGAGTTCTCAAAGGCCAAGTAGAACTTGTAGTCCTTGTCCAACATTTCAAAGCACTTGTTGGCAGTGGTGCGCGGACACTTTTTCGTGCCGCACGCACCGTACACGTCCACGGAAATGTACTTTGACAGTTCGCGCGCGTACTGAAGGCGATTGTTGCGGGCGCCGCAATTCGAGACAAACCACGCAACCTGCAAACAATAATATTCccctttttaataacaaaatgcaTGCGCCTGCCAGCTTTAAGCTTGAAGCTTAAACAAAGCCGCATTGTCATGAAGATTCTCCTCCTCTCTTTAGAGTATATCTTCGCTCTAGAATACAATTGACGACGAATGAATGAACATGCTCGCTGCGATAAATATCAGAATATGGAAGCTGCCAACTCATGTACTTCCTCTTGTGATATTAAATCAATACTTGGCAAGTGCGCCGTATTTTACAGCTTCCATCGTTGTAAGGACTGAAATTTGCATGGCCGACTTATTTGTCCATATTAacgagaaaatttcaatacgGCTTTTTTCTCCATAACAAGTCATTATAATCATGCATTTGCACGataagcttaaaaaattaagctgttTCAACCATggttttaacatttaattcgGGCAAACGGTCGTGATAGCAGCTGCGggaccaaaaatttaataatgataatggctcattttgattttggagaaattttattacttccTTAATACGCTTCAGGTtaggtttcaaaataaaaacaagataCGCCTAAAAAATTCCCCATCGTGGAGTCGAATAATCGAAACGGAGCTCGTGGGAGCTGCAAAATGTCATCGATTTTCGTACCTGCTTGGTTTTGTTGGCGGCGTAGTTGATGGAGGCGGCCTGCGAGCCGGGCGGCTGTCTCTTTGCCTTCTCGTCGAAGTAGGTCCAGCGCTCGTAGGGGGCCACCAGGTCGCTGTCCCTGCGGTACGTGGCTGTCCAGTTGAAGAGGTCGCTGTACTTTACGTGTTGCGTGTGATAAGGACACTCGAGGAAGTACAAAATCCACACCTGCGCACgcatttcatgcaaatttcaagCAACGGAAAAGGGTTTGGTAgacgaatatattttaaattgaacatcTCAATGCATTTTTATCGGTTCTTTGACTTATCGAGGCAAATTGTAAccataattattgtaatataGGTATTATTTGAGTAAGAAATACTAActtaaacatttgaaaatcatcgATATCGATCAGATTAATCCATAATTAttggaacaaaaaatcaaaccaaaatatttataaatttatattttgaatctgtaaaatttaaattacctgtttattcttttgaaaatatcttaataaataacagtaataaacagattaaaaaattttccacccataaatttttaaaaatatgatttaaaaaaattattgcacattgttggttgttcttttgatttaataaaaaaatgcaaaatggtTCGGTACCTGATGGGGTGGCCTCCTCCAGGGGTTGGCCTGCGAGGGAAAGTGATCCTTGAAAAGGACGGCCTCGGCTTCAGTGACCTCGGCCTTGTTTGTGGTGATGGTGCACGTGTCGACGGGACACTTGTTGGTCAGGAACACGTCCCTGCCCGACTTTACGTTCCACGAGCTGAGTCCGTTGTAGAGCACGATCCTCTTCAGCGGCTGCTGCGAACGCGTCCCCTCCGACTGCTGCTCGCGCCATGTGCTGCTCTCGTTGGCCAACGCTgcaaaattcagtaaaaaccTTCAAGAAACTGCTGCGTCACGATTTTGAAAAGCTATTTTGTTCGTAgaaggttattttttaagattattttcacctcttatttattttttaagggttTTCAAACCATTCTTGCATAACAACGtgatttttcggatttttcttGACAAGAAtgcaaaagaaatatattgctatttttgtgTTACATAATTGTCCTCGACGAGTTTGATGGGTAATTATATCAGATAACATACAAGGACAACATACGTTTGAAAAGTTATTATCACTCCCAGGAAATGATATACGCGTAAAAATTCAACCCAAATAAGCGTTTTTGGAAGAGATTTTGAAGCGTCGTTTATACACGAGTTAAATAAAAGAGACAGAGAGGAGCACGAACTCGTAGAACGCGAACAATGACCTGCTGAGATCAATAAAGCCGAGCGGTGGACAACATTTCTTTGAGTTAAGTAGACTATGGAAGCGCAACGCTCGTCCTCATTTACAAGTTACACAATTTGAACCCTATTAATTCAACGTTTTTTGTCATAATAAAAACCCCAGTGCCTCATCCTGCCCtagatttatatattttttgcttcgaGTAATTTTATCTATGAAAACTTACCTATGGGCGGCACGAACATGAGTTGGTCCGAAACTCGATCGGAATTAGGATCCTCAGCGGGCCAGAGGTGGGCTAAGCGGCGGCCAGAGCGGCCTCTGCGAGCGGGCACCGGCCGCCTCTCTCCTCCAGCCATGAACCATGGGCGCGAACTCAGGTCCGGAAGCGGCGCTTGGTGAGTGACTTGGGTCTTTTGGTGGCCCTGGAAATGAGAAATCGAGGAACGGGTCAAAATCCAAGCAGCAGGGTCCTATATTGGATTTCGAGCCGTTTAGgagaggattttttttagtttagatctaaattaaattcattctgCGCGCTACGCATTACAAACAAACGCTAAAAACGAGCGGTCATTCCGAATTTCGATGCAAATTCTCAGGCAATATTtcctttctatttttttctgtttctgaAGCAGCAACATACGTGTATGAACAAAAGgtatattaaaattgcagactTCTACCTGAAGTTTATTACTGTCAGAATTAGAAGTCTTAAAGGTCGAGTCTTTTGACTGGTCTGAGCCGCTGCTTGGAGTCacctgaaaaacatttttttaaacattgacCGGTGTGACGGTAAACTCAGCAGATTATCAAATTTCGAGAAGTTCACCTCCGGAGAAACcttataattcaaattcaaattaggaCAGGCTTAGTGTGTATTTAAGTTAGACGCAATACTTTAGCGGTGTCGTCGGAGGAGGACATTTCTTTGGCGCGTCGACGGTCCAATACCTGTTGCTGGATGGCGGCGAGGGAGCGGGCCCAGGCCTCCTTCTGGTGCACGTTCAGCACCAGGAAGAGGAAGCAGGTGAGGCCCAGCAGGGCCAGGAAGCAACGCCGCAGGGACACGCGAGGGGCCATCCTCGAACAACTACCTCGTCAGCATCAGCATCAAGGGTCGCGCACCACTGCGAAAACAACAGAGAACGAAACTCTATAAATTccgctttaatttaattacctgTTGCAACAGCAACTTGGCTATTTAACAATAACAATTAGACTGGCTGCAAATATTATTCCTACGCGGCTATTATTTAAAGTggagcagttgatcgataaattaattgttatgtatattcaaaaatagaccttgctacagtaaaaattcaacattctATCCAAAATGTACAGCGCTTGACCGCATTTTATGGTAGATTTCGAATCTTCTGTCCATCATCGTaagaaaccttttagggaaactctttgttgtgaaataaaataagatttcaaataaggagacagtcctcactatttaaaaatcatgctaactttttccaaaattaacagtGCTACTTGGGTTAACTTTGGTtccaactgaatcctaagggatgagttcatgtaTTGGCTacaaggattttgcagtatcagtcctctttaaatttctctttttgcagTTAGATCACCTCTGTCAGTCAGCACAAAAAGTTAGGAGCACGATTTTTTACGgctagaaagaaaaaatagctcTAACAATTAGAACGTGGATTTTGATCCTTCAGAACTCATTATTACCTCAAAAAACTATGAAATGTATGATTTTCACCTGCGCTTAGTTTAAATCGTGGAAAcacgttaaaaaataaaaacggtcacgaaaaacatttttaactatCACGggaaggatttttttttaagatttagattattattaattgcaagGGCACACTAACTCTAGGGTTGTATGTTACGTATATGTATGTTATTAATCCATCGTTAGCTAGATgcatccaatttttttaagtggttTCTTTGCTGATTACGATTCCTCTTTccgagatctatccaatggtgcgTGTCTTTTAATAGCGAGAGTTCGTAGCTAAATGATAGGACTGTatggtttataaaaatttctaggGTTTCCAGTCGGGTCGCTAAtggattttaatatatttatttgaatttttcaccaggaaaataaaactcatgATATGGAACTGAACGAGTTGATAAGAATATCTGAGGTTTCTTTTAAagtagctttaaaaaaaatttatatactaACTTATCGACAAAAACCgagaatttttgtaaatatacgATAAAATCGAAGGAAAAATTCACTGCTGACGGATAAGCAGGCGAGCGTAAAGGAAGTTGTAAATTTGTCCCTTCCAAAAGAGCTTTGAACTTC
The nucleotide sequence above comes from Cloeon dipterum chromosome X, ieCloDipt1.1, whole genome shotgun sequence. Encoded proteins:
- the FucTA gene encoding glycoprotein 3-alpha-L-fucosyltransferase A isoform X3, producing MAPRVSLRRCFLALLGLTCFLFLVLNVHQKEAWARSLAAIQQQGHQKTQVTHQAPLPDLSSRPWFMAGGERRPVPARRGRSGRRLAHLWPAEDPNSDRVSDQLMFVPPIALANESSTWREQQSEGTRSQQPLKRIVLYNGLSSWNVKSGRDVFLTNKCPVDTCTITTNKAEVTEAEAVLFKDHFPSQANPWRRPPHQVWILYFLECPYHTQHVKYSDLFNWTATYRRDSDLVAPYERWTYFDEKAKRQPPGSQAASINYAANKTKQVAWFVSNCGARNNRLQYARELSKYISVDVYGACGTKKCPRTTANKCFEMLDKDYKFYLAFENSNCKDYITEKFFVNGLGHNVIPIVMGARPEDYEKSAPLKSYIHVDEFATPRELAAYLHRLDADDELYNEYFRWKGTGEFINTYFFCRLCALLNDPEMPHKSYRDVNDWWRGPGTCITGSWRQHRPPQPSLAPHALTVAANDTL
- the FucTA gene encoding glycoprotein 3-alpha-L-fucosyltransferase A isoform X1 → MAPRVSLRRCFLALLGLTCFLFLVLNVHQKEAWARSLAAIQQQVLDRRRAKEMSSSDDTAKVSPEVTPSSGSDQSKDSTFKTSNSDSNKLQGHQKTQVTHQAPLPDLSSRPWFMAGGERRPVPARRGRSGRRLAHLWPAEDPNSDRVSDQLMFVPPIALANESSTWREQQSEGTRSQQPLKRIVLYNGLSSWNVKSGRDVFLTNKCPVDTCTITTNKAEVTEAEAVLFKDHFPSQANPWRRPPHQVWILYFLECPYHTQHVKYSDLFNWTATYRRDSDLVAPYERWTYFDEKAKRQPPGSQAASINYAANKTKQVAWFVSNCGARNNRLQYARELSKYISVDVYGACGTKKCPRTTANKCFEMLDKDYKFYLAFENSNCKDYITEKFFVNGLGHNVIPIVMGARPEDYEKSAPLKSYIHVDEFATPRELAAYLHRLDADDELYNEYFRWKGTGEFINTYFFCRLCALLNDPEMPHKSYRDVNDWWRGPGTCITGSWRQHRPPQPSLAPHALTVAANDTL
- the FucTA gene encoding glycoprotein 3-alpha-L-fucosyltransferase A isoform X2, with amino-acid sequence MAPRVSLRRCFLALLGLTCFLFLVLNVHQKEAWARSLAAIQQQVTPSSGSDQSKDSTFKTSNSDSNKLQGHQKTQVTHQAPLPDLSSRPWFMAGGERRPVPARRGRSGRRLAHLWPAEDPNSDRVSDQLMFVPPIALANESSTWREQQSEGTRSQQPLKRIVLYNGLSSWNVKSGRDVFLTNKCPVDTCTITTNKAEVTEAEAVLFKDHFPSQANPWRRPPHQVWILYFLECPYHTQHVKYSDLFNWTATYRRDSDLVAPYERWTYFDEKAKRQPPGSQAASINYAANKTKQVAWFVSNCGARNNRLQYARELSKYISVDVYGACGTKKCPRTTANKCFEMLDKDYKFYLAFENSNCKDYITEKFFVNGLGHNVIPIVMGARPEDYEKSAPLKSYIHVDEFATPRELAAYLHRLDADDELYNEYFRWKGTGEFINTYFFCRLCALLNDPEMPHKSYRDVNDWWRGPGTCITGSWRQHRPPQPSLAPHALTVAANDTL